TAAGCACCCCTGCTCCCAGGTCTTCTGGCCTTCTGGGGTGAGAAGCAGGGGGAGGGCTGAGGTGGTTGATCGGACTGTCCAGTAATGGTCTTCTCCTCGGTATCTGTCTCCCTTCCACAGAACAGTTCATGTTCAACAACACTGTTGATCAGATTATACTCTATTGTCAGTCTTTGGTTTCCAGGTTAAGGAGGGGTACCTGCTTTAGTGCCTGGAGTAGGGCAGGGGAGTCCACAGGGGTCTGGGATCgcagaggggcaggaggggcaggagagcccCCCCTTGGGGACATCATGAGCTGGGTAGGCCTCTCGCTGGCCATGCCCGTTGCAGAGGCCCCTAGGCCGGGGTAGAGCATGGGCATGGCCCCTGGGTACCAACACTTCTCCAGCATGGGCAGGTAGGCGGCGGCTGAAGGGGGGATGAGGTAGAATGGCAtgcagagggggtggggtgcagCGGCCTGGTGGGGGGACATGCTCATGTAGCTGCTGTGGccgctggaggaagaggaggatgaagactcCCCGCCCGACAGAGACTCGTCTTCAGACGACTCCACGCGCTGCCGTTTGTGGCATGGCTCGTTGTCTTCCTGCTTTACGGCCCCCCGCCTCTCGCTCAGTGCCCTCTTTAACTCATTCTCCTGGCCGTAGTAAGAGGGTCTTGCTGCCCCGGCATCGCCTTTCTCCAGCTCACCACCATAGccgctgtctgtgtctgtgtcattcCCGCTCTGCTCACTCCCTGCCTGCGCGTAGGCGCGCTGAATGACAGGCACACAATTTCTGCCATGGCCCTCACTGGGCTTGGGTGCCATTGCCCCTGCCGGCTTCTCCTTGtgggcagggtggtggtggagggcaagctcctcagctctgggggtgagtggggtccTGGGGCGGACTGGACCCTGGAGGACCTCAGCAGCAACTTTGTGCAGGTGGTTGATCATACGGCTGGGTGTCAGATCACTGTCAGCCTCTTGATTGGCCAGGTACTGGAGCACCTCCTTGGCACACAAGTGGAAGCCAGAGCGGAACATCTCCTCGTTCTTGTCCTGGCTGGGGGGTGGCTGGTCTGCACACAGGAAAACAACCACACACTTCAAAACGCCTTCCAGAAGCATCGGGAGAAGTTCAGTGTTGGGTTATTTTTAATTGTGGATAATTTACTGAATGTTATTGTTCTGTGTGACTCCTAACCAACATGCAGTCACAATAATTTTTCTGTTAGCAATTCCAGAAAGAAGCCTTCCTCAAGTTGTCCTCTTAAATGGTAGCTATGGTTTGTCACCTCAATTTAAAATAGCTGGGGCTAAAGATAATCTATATGtacacatatacatttacatacagTTCTGCAGAATCACCTTGTATGTGTGCTATGCATAATGATTTGCATCTTGTCTTCCCGATCTAacccacactgtgtgtgtgtgtgttctctccctcaCCAATTTGCATGCCACTCTGCAGAGCGAGGatcttctgctgctgctgctccagcaGCGAGGTGAGGGCTTTCACATGCTTCAGCGTGAGCTCTAAAACCACAGCCTTCTCCAGATGGCCAAGAGTCTATGGGAGAGACACTCACTGTCAGCATTTCTTCATGTCTAATTctgcacatgttcacacacacacccacgtacacacacccacgtacacacCGCAGCTTAGCGGCGGTGTGGCTCTACACACTAACGACAACAAAGTCAACAACAACAGTGGAACTACTCTGAAGAGTCTCTATGGGACATGTATTACAATTTAGatattgttatttattataGAATATTTTCAGTTACATTAGTTTTTTGAAatatacaaaacatgacaagctcatctaaaaaatgtaatgtacagtgAAACCCAAACGGAAACCAAAATAAATCTAATTTCAAATACTTAATGTTCAACCAGAGAAATTAGACTGTGTTGTAATTTCACCAGCTAGCCACATGATGTCGATGTTGTCAGTTCTAGGCAGTGCTAT
The window above is part of the Osmerus mordax isolate fOsmMor3 chromosome 1, fOsmMor3.pri, whole genome shotgun sequence genome. Proteins encoded here:
- the LOC136947815 gene encoding class E basic helix-loop-helix protein 40-like isoform X2 — its product is MERIPSAQPPPCLSKHQSAELSEMQGMDFPMYVYKPRRGMKRGEESKETYKLPHRLIEKKRRDRINECIAQLKDLLPEHLKLTTLGHLEKAVVLELTLKHVKALTSLLEQQQQKILALQSGMQIDQPPPSQDKNEEMFRSGFHLCAKEVLQYLANQEADSDLTPSRMINHLHKVAAEVLQGPVRPRTPLTPRAEELALHHHPAHKEKPAGAMAPKPSEGHGRNCVPVIQRAYAQAGSEQSGNDTDTDSGYGGELEKGDAGAARPSYYGQENELKRALSERRGAVKQEDNEPCHKRQRVESSEDESLSGGESSSSSSSSGHSSYMSMSPHQAAAPHPLCMPFYLIPPSAAAYLPMLEKCWYPGAMPMLYPGLGASATGMASERPTQLMMSPRGGSPAPPAPLRSQTPVDSPALLQALKQVPLLNLETKD
- the LOC136947815 gene encoding class E basic helix-loop-helix protein 40-like isoform X1, coding for MERIPSAQPPPCLSKHQSAELSEMQGMDFPMYVYKPRRGMKRGEESKQETYKLPHRLIEKKRRDRINECIAQLKDLLPEHLKLTTLGHLEKAVVLELTLKHVKALTSLLEQQQQKILALQSGMQIDQPPPSQDKNEEMFRSGFHLCAKEVLQYLANQEADSDLTPSRMINHLHKVAAEVLQGPVRPRTPLTPRAEELALHHHPAHKEKPAGAMAPKPSEGHGRNCVPVIQRAYAQAGSEQSGNDTDTDSGYGGELEKGDAGAARPSYYGQENELKRALSERRGAVKQEDNEPCHKRQRVESSEDESLSGGESSSSSSSSGHSSYMSMSPHQAAAPHPLCMPFYLIPPSAAAYLPMLEKCWYPGAMPMLYPGLGASATGMASERPTQLMMSPRGGSPAPPAPLRSQTPVDSPALLQALKQVPLLNLETKD